One window of the Lemur catta isolate mLemCat1 chromosome 6, mLemCat1.pri, whole genome shotgun sequence genome contains the following:
- the LOC123639705 gene encoding olfactory receptor 6C3-like, with translation MRNHTVITEFVLLGISDRPELQVVIFIFLFITYILSVAGNLTIIILTLTDSHLKTPMYYFLRNFSFLEITFTSVSIPRFLGTLITKIKTISYNSCLAQLFFFIFMGVSEFFLLTAMSYDRYVAICKPLHYNIIMNKKICTLLVLSSWLGGFLTIFPPLMLILKLDFCASNVIDHFSCDYFPILQLSCSDTWLLEMIGFYFAIVTVLFTLALVVLSYICIICTILRIPSASQRKKAFSTCSSHMIVISISYGSCIFMYVKPSAKERASLTKGVAVLNTSIAPMLNPFIYTLRNQQVKEAFKALIHKIVFHGNK, from the coding sequence atgaggAACCACACGGTGATCACAGAATTTGTACTCCTGGGCATATCAGACCGCCCAGAGCTTCAggttgtaatttttatatttttatttataacttataTATTAAGTGTTGCTGGAAACCTAACCATCATCATCCTTACCTTAACAGACTCTCATCTAAAGACTCCTATGTATTACTTCCTCCGGAATTTCTCCTTCTTAGAAATTACATTCACCAGTGTTTCCATCCCCAGATTTTTGGGGACACTCATTACTAAAATCAAGACCATTTCCTATAACAGCTGTTTagctcaattatttttctttatcttcatggGTGTGtctgaattttttcttctgactGCCATGTCTTATGACCGCTATGTTGCCATCTGCAAGCCTCTTCATTATAACATCATCATGAACAAGAAAATTTGCACCTTGCTTGTCCTTAGTTCATGGCTGGGAGGATTTCTGACCATTTTCCCACCACTCATGCTTATCCTCAAGTTAGATTTTTGTGCTTCCAATGTCATTGATCACTTCTCTTGTGACTATTTCCCTATTTTACAACTCTCATGCTCAGACACGTGGCTTTTAGAGATGATTGGCTTTTACTTTGCTATTGTTACTGTACTTTTCACATTAGCGTTAGTGGTTCTGTCCTACATATGCATCATCTGCACCATTCTGAGAATCCCATCTGCCAGTCAAAGGAAAAAGGCTTTCTCCACTTGCTCCTCTCACATGATTGTCATCTCCATCTCTTATGGAAGCTGCATATTTATGTATGTCAAGCCTTCAGCAAAAGAAAGAGCATCATTGACCAAAGGTGTAGCTGTTCTCAACACTTCAATAGCCCCCATGTTGAACCCTTTTATTTACACCCTGAGAAACCAGCAAGTAAAAGAAGCTTTCAAAGCCTTGATTCATAAAATAGTGTTtcatggaaacaaatga
- the LOC123639694 gene encoding olfactory receptor 6C1 has product MRNHTEIAEFILLGLSDDPKLQVVIFVFLLITYLLSITGNLTIITLTLLDSHLQTPMYFFLRNFSLLEVSFTTVSIPKFLGTIISGDKTISFNNCIAQLFFFILLGVTEFYLLAAMSYDRYVAICKPLHYTVIMNRRVCTLLVFASWLVSFLIIFPALMLLLKLDYCRSNIIDHFTCDYFPLLQLSCSDTKFLEIMGFSCAVFTLMFTLALIFLSYMHIVRTILRIPSTSQRTKAFSTCSSHMIVISISYGSCIFMYIKPSAKDRVSLSKAVAVLNTSVAPMLNPFIYSLRNQQVKQAIINVAGKTGFFHEYIK; this is encoded by the coding sequence ATGAGAAACCACACAGAAATAGCAGAATTTATTCTCCTGGGATTGTCAGATGACCCAAAGCTGCAGGTTGTGATCTTTGTCTTTCTGCTCATCACCTACTTGCTCAGCATCACTGGGAATCTGACCATCATCACTCTCACCCTGCTGGATTCTCACCTCCAGACACCCATGTATTTCTTCCTCAGGAATTTCTCCTTATTAGAAGTTTCATTCACAACTGTCAGTATACCCAAGTTTCTCGGTACCATTATTTCAGGAGATAAAACCATTTCCTTTAATAATTGCATAgctcagttattttttttcattctcttgggtGTCACTGAATTTTACCTTCTGGCTGCCATGTCTTACGACCGCTATGTTGCCATCTGTAAGCCCCTGCATTACACGGTCATAATGAATCGAAGAGTCTGCACCCTGCTTGTCTTTGCCTCTTGGCTGGTTTCATTCTTAATCATATTCCCAGCACTCATGTTGCTCTTAAAGCTTGATTACTGTAGATCTAATATTATTGACCATTTTACCTGTGATTATTTTCCCCTGCTGCAGCTTTCTTGTTCAGACACAAAATTCCTGGAGATAATGGGGTTTTCCTGTGCTGTGTTTACTCTAATGTTCACTTTGGCATTAATATTTCTGTCCTACATGCACATCGTGAGAACGATTTTGAGAATTCCTTCTACTAGTCAGAGGACAAAGGCCTTTTCTACATGTTCTTCCCACATGATTGTCATCTCCATCTCTTATGGCAGCTGCATTTTTATGTACATTAAACCCTCAGCAAAGGATAGAGTATCTTTGAGCAAGGCAGTGGCTGTGCTAAACACCTCAGTAGCTCCCATGCTGAACCCCTTTATTTACAGCCTAAGGAATCAGCAAGTCAAGCAAGCCATCATCAACGTGGCAGGGAAGACTGGATTTTTTCACGAGTACATAAAATGA
- the LOC123639695 gene encoding olfactory receptor 6C1-like, with translation MRNHTEIAEFILLGLSDDPKLQVVIFVFLLITYLLSITGNLTIITLTLLDSHLQTPMYFFLRNFSLLEVSFTTVSIPKFLGTIISGDKTISFNNCIAQLFFFILLGVTEFYLLAAMSYDRYVAICKPLHYTVNMNRRVCTLLVFASWLVSFLIIFPALMLLLKLDYCGSNIIDHFTCDYFPLLQLSCSDTKFLEIMGFSCAVFTLMFTLALIFLYYMYIVRMILRIPSTSQRTKAFSTCSSHMIVISISYGSCIFMYIKPSAKDRVSLSKAVAVLNTSVAPMLNPFIYSLRNQQVKQAIINVAGKTRFFHKYIK, from the coding sequence ATGAGAAACCACACAGAAATAGCAGAATTTATTCTCCTGGGATTGTCAGATGACCCAAAGCTGCAGGTTGTGATCTTTGTCTTTCTGCTCATCACCTACTTGCTCAGCATCACTGGGAATCTGACCATCATCACTCTCACCCTGCTGGATTCTCACCTCCAGACACCCATGTATTTCTTCCTCAGGAATTTCTCCTTATTAGAAGTTTCATTCACAACTGTCAGTATACCCAAGTTTCTCGGTACCATTATTTCAGGAGATAAAACCATTTCCTTTAATAATTGCATAgctcagttattttttttcattctcttgggtGTCACTGAATTTTACCTTCTGGCTGCCATGTCTTACGACCGCTATGTTGCCATCTGTAAGCCCCTGCATTACACGGTCAACATGAATCGAAGAGTCTGCACCCTGCTTGTCTTTGCCTCTTGGCTGGTTTCATTCTTAATCATATTCCCAGCACTCATGTTGCTCTTAAAGCTTGATTACTGTGGATCTAATATTATTGACCATTTTACCTGTGATTATTTTCCCCTGCTGCAGCTTTCTTGTTCAGACACAAAATTCCTGGAGATAATGGGGTTTTCCTGTGCTGTGTTTACTCTAATGTTCACTTTGGCATTAATATTTCTGTACTACATGTACATTGTGAGAATGATTTTGAGAATTCCTTCTACTAGTCAGAGGACAAAGGCCTTTTCTACATGTTCTTCCCACATGATTGTCATCTCCATCTCTTATGGCAGCTGCATTTTTATGTACATTAAACCCTCAGCAAAGGATAGAGTATCTTTGAGCAAGGCAGTGGCTGTGCTAAACACCTCAGTAGCTCCCATGCTGAACCCCTTTATTTACAGCCTAAGGAATCAGCAAGTCAAGCAAGCCATCATCAACGTGGCAGGGAAGACCAGATTTTTTCACAAGTACATAAAATGA
- the LOC123639720 gene encoding olfactory receptor 6C3 codes for MNHTVITEFVLLGLSDDPDLQTVIFLFLFITYLLSVTGNLTIITLTLVDSHLQTPMYFFLRNFAFLEISFTTVCIPRFLGAIITRDKTISFNNCAAQLFFFIFLGVTEFYILTTMSYDRYVAICKPLHYTTIMNRKLCTLLVLCAWLGGFLTIFPPLMLLLQLDYCASNVIDHFACDYFPLLQLSCSDTWLLEIIGFYFALVTLLFTLALVILSYMYIIRTILRIPSASQRKKAFSTCSSHMIVISISYGSCIFMYANPSAKEKASLTKGVAILNTSVAPMLNPFIYTLRNQQVKQAFKDVIHKVMFYAKK; via the coding sequence ATGAACCATACAGTAATCACAGAGTTTGTCCTCCTAGGCCTTTCTGATGATCCTGACCTTCAGactgtgattttcctttttttatttatcaCATATCTATTAAGTGTCACTGGAAACCTGACTATCATCACCCTAACCTTGGTGGACTCCCATCTGCAGACGCCTATGTATTTCTTCCTCCGGAACTTTGCTTTCTTAGAAATCTCCTTCACAACTGTATGTATCCCTAGATTTCTGGGGGCAATTATTACCAGGGATAAGACCATTTCCTTTAACAACTGTGCAGCCCaactctttttctttatcttcttggGAGTGACTGAATTTTACATTCTAACTACCATGTCCTACGACCGCTATGTTGCCATCTGCAAGCCCCTTCATTACACAACCATCATGAACAGGAAACTCTGCACACTGCTTGTGCTGTGTGCCTGGTTGGGTGGGTTTCTGACCATTTTCCCACCCCTTATGCTTCTCCTCCAGCTGGATTACTGCGCTTCCAATGTCATTGACCACTTTGCATGTGACTATTTTCCCCTCTTACAACTATCTTGCTCAGATACATGGCTCCTAGAAATAATTGGTTTTTACTTTGCTTTGGTTACTTTGCTATTCACTTTGGCATTAGTAATTTTATCTTACATGTACATTATCAGGACTATTTTGAGAATTCCATCTGCCAGTCAGAGAAAAAAGGCTTTCTCCACCTGCTCCTCTCACATGattgtcatttccatttcttatggaagcTGTATATTCATGTATGCTAATCCCTCTGCAAAGGAAAAGGCATCACTGACAAAAGGAGTAGCTATTCTCAATACTTCTGTTGCTCCTATGCTGAATCCCTTCATTTATACCCTGAGAAACCAGCAAGTAAAACAAGCCTTCAAAGATGTGATCCATAAAGTTATGTTTTAtgcaaagaaatga
- the LOC123639710 gene encoding olfactory receptor 6C3-like has protein sequence MRNHTMITEFVLLGISDRPELQVVIFIFLFITYILSVAGNLTIIILTLTDSHLKTPMYYFLRNFSFLEITFTSVSIPRFLGTLITKVKTISYNSCLAQLFFFIFMGVSEFFLLTAMSYDRYVAICKPLHYNTIMNKKICTLLVLSSWLGGFLTIFPLLMLILKLDFCASNVIDHFSCDYFPILQLSCSDTWLLEMTGFYFAFVTLLFTLALVVLSYICIICTILRMPSASQRKKAFSTCSSHMIVISISYGSCIFIYVKPSAKERASLTKGVAVLNTSIAPMLNPFIYTLRNQQVKEAFKALIHKIVFHGNK, from the coding sequence atgaggaaCCACACGATGATCACAGAATTTGTACTTCTGGGCATATCAGACCGCCCAGAGCTTCAggttgtaatttttatatttttatttataacttataTATTAAGTGTTGCTGGAAACCTAACCATCATCATCCTTACCTTAACAGACTCTCATCTAAAGACTCCTATGTATTACTTCCTCCGGAATTTCTCCTTCTTAGAAATTACATTCACCAGTGTTTCTATCCCCAGATTTTTGGGAACACTCATTACTAAAGTCAAGACCATTTCCTATAACAGCTGTTTagctcaattatttttctttatcttcatggGTGTGtctgaattttttcttctgactGCCATGTCTTATGACCGCTATGTTGCCATCTGCAAGCCTCTTCATTATAACACCATCATGAACAAGAAAATTTGCACCTTGCTCGTCCTTAGTTCATGGCTAGGAGGATTTCTGACCATTTTTCCACTACTCATGCTGATCCTCAAGTTAGATTTTTGTGCTTCCAATGTCATTGATCACTTCTCTTGTGACTATTTCCCTATTTTACAACTCTCATGCTCAGACACGTGGCTTTTAGAGATGACTGGCTTTTACTTTGCTTTTGTTACTCTACTTTTCACATTAGCGTTAGTGGTTCTGTCCTACATATGTATCATCTGCACCATTCTGAGAATGCCATCCGCCAGTCAAAGGAAAAAGGCTTTCTCCACTTGCTCCTCTCACATGATTGTCATCTCCATCTCTTATGGAAGCTGCATATTCATATATGTCAAGCCTTCAGCAAAAGAAAGAGCATCATTGACCAAAGGTGTAGCTGTTCTCAACACTTCAATAGCCCCCATGTTGAACCCTTTTATTTACACCCTGAGAAACCAGCAAGTAAAAGAAGCTTTCAAAGCCTTGATTCATAAAATAGTGTTTCacggaaacaaatga